A DNA window from Bradyrhizobium barranii subsp. barranii contains the following coding sequences:
- a CDS encoding non-ribosomal peptide synthetase, which translates to MALSHIASVAGEDSDSAGAETRTFADIGGLLDFYARKTPSAPALFAPGRPALTYGKLGELIQQLVRTLRGLGIAPADRIAVALPRGADSALALIAVASAGACVPVNPDLTADELQRYFSELKLTALVTRAEMNSPSRDVAKALDIAVIDYVPGPNDNLGGCAFIGPAVGPASTSGASRGDDDAFILLTSGTAARPKMVPLTQRNVCLSAYNAGRVLSLAAHDRLLNALPLFHAHGLISGLLTALAAGSSVICTNGFDALSFFGWMQELRPTWYTAVPTIHRALLTAAEADPDRARSSSLRVIRSASSSLAPAILNGLEAMFGVPVLETYGMTEAASQISANPFELRKVGSVGRAAGPEIAIMDGAGRTLASGEHGEIMLRGPNMSRGYYNDEAATRAAFRNGWFRTGDLGYLDADGYLFIVGRIKDVINRGGQKISPLEVEEVLLSHPAVLEAGVFAVPHQKLGENVAAVVVLRPNSEATPDQLRQFARKRLAAYKVPSLIRGVAALPKGASGKVKRNALADLIATAEHGVEAQLPRNALETQLAGIWAGLLELPQVGIDQDVFALGADSLAATQMRSRLRERFNVDFSFEDIFDCATVSALAARIETATTHRETMVPAWRQAAAADAPLSFQQQRMYVLSRLDPTRYNYNVVEVAVLKGLVDVAALSASLASICARHEALRSVFIEREGEPAQRVLQSPPRFERIKLKPCAADKQGAIIRREALELAQYPFDLAHEPPLKVTLLSFDKSSHALVVNVHHLVTDGWSQRLFWEELAAHYSAARKASAVTLPSPAFQYRDFALWQQSWAQAPAAKEQLDYWRTQLDGVTTLPLRTDRPRPEVWSGHGARHYLEFSKALSADLRALSQDQGVTPFMTLLAAFQCLLFRHTGHEDVATGSLIANRNQIESERLIGLFANTLILRNDFGGDPGFGEMLRRVRQVTLDAYRNQDLPIEEVLRALQIARRSDGNPLFRIMFILQNASIEAARFPGLSTRRLEVDPKVARFDITLELVEADGRFTGFFEYATDLFDAATIEGMAAQFKTLLKAVIANPEQRISRLPLLTEAERRQLLAKGQGVVANFTARGNLCERLERQAKKTPNAIAVSDGRTSLTYRELARRSQAAARWLAREGVGAESVVALLADRGPDLLAAMIAAQRVGAAFLNLDPDQPPARLATILGSSCARMLLTGRAQSAMVEALLEPLVERIHVAELEDAIAPGSTRPARAARRAAVSLAYLIYTSGSSGAPKGVMIEQRGLSNHLASLISELGITASDVIAQTAPQSFVISVWQFLAGPMVGARVHVCANAIVQDPILLAREIEREGISVLEIVPSLLRVILDRMDDAQVQRAFEGLRLLISTGEPLPVDLCRAWFARCPKVPLINAYGASECSDDVSLHRLTKAPAAATSNVPVGAPLPNTQLHVLDQNLQPLPVGVTGELCIGGAGVGRGYINDPAQSRQRFLPNPFSRQEGARLYRTGDLARRRADGTIECLGRADHQVKVRGYRIELKEIENALADHPAVRAGIVEPRREASGDVRLIAHIVARAGSQSSASELRDFLKSRLPGHAIPSAFLFLDQMPLNAHGKIDRSALLAPAQQDVSGPDAAVPARHFTEKVLSDIWVDLLKVESLGVTDNFFDLGGHSLLAGQAMARVARALGVSLPIKTIFEAPTIEELARRVDEAVAAKPRKAATGMLRPAEGGIPTLSIAQDQMMRIEQNLPGLPLFNLPFAFRLQGPLDPTTLAQAFGDIVRRHESLRTGFGRSGEEPVSRIATPGELGPALTIEVIGDGRPHDNKRRKALELRKIDLLIEQETYAPFDTARPPLLRARLLRLHADDHVLLLTLHHAIADGWSIGVLFEELSNRYTALTGRPSVPLPKLPLAFSDVARWQRWWCGTDAARRQAADWTENLRGATPVFDGDASPGASAGHHPVSLERELIGRLTAFAGRHNSTLFMCLLTGLKALLLAQSGRNDISVATAMANRAQPDTDRVVGPFENTVIVRTRITPELSFAQALARVRQSVLDAHARQELPFNILADHLEQEGIDPASLLQVYFTLQNPLRQPLDLADVTIESIGNVAREGQPVLPIDQTWLSLMLKERPTGITGSCNYKGELLDGRRVGEWMAHLVALLDAAVAHPNTPLGRLLARRAA; encoded by the coding sequence ATGGCATTGTCCCACATTGCATCCGTAGCGGGAGAGGATTCGGACAGCGCAGGCGCCGAAACCAGGACCTTTGCCGATATCGGCGGCCTTCTCGACTTTTATGCGCGCAAGACGCCGTCGGCACCGGCTCTCTTCGCGCCGGGCCGGCCGGCCCTCACCTACGGCAAGCTGGGTGAGTTGATCCAGCAACTGGTCCGCACCCTGCGGGGGCTCGGCATTGCCCCTGCCGACCGGATCGCCGTTGCGCTGCCGCGCGGCGCCGACAGCGCGCTGGCGCTGATCGCGGTCGCCTCGGCCGGCGCCTGTGTCCCGGTCAATCCCGATCTGACGGCCGACGAGTTGCAACGCTATTTCAGCGAATTGAAGCTGACCGCGCTCGTCACCCGGGCCGAGATGAATTCACCAAGTCGTGACGTTGCCAAGGCGCTCGATATCGCGGTGATCGATTACGTGCCGGGGCCGAACGACAATCTCGGCGGCTGCGCGTTCATCGGCCCGGCAGTCGGGCCGGCCAGCACGAGCGGCGCCTCGCGCGGCGACGATGACGCCTTCATCCTGTTGACGTCAGGCACGGCGGCGCGGCCGAAAATGGTGCCGCTGACGCAGCGCAATGTGTGCCTGTCCGCATACAATGCCGGCCGCGTGCTGTCGCTCGCAGCCCACGACCGCCTGCTCAACGCTCTGCCGCTGTTTCACGCCCATGGTCTGATCTCCGGCCTGCTGACGGCGCTGGCCGCGGGCTCCAGCGTGATCTGCACCAACGGTTTCGACGCATTGTCCTTCTTCGGCTGGATGCAGGAGCTGCGACCGACCTGGTACACGGCGGTGCCGACCATCCATCGCGCGCTGCTGACGGCGGCCGAGGCCGACCCGGACCGCGCCCGCTCGTCGTCGCTGCGCGTGATCCGCTCGGCCTCATCCTCGCTCGCGCCTGCGATCCTGAACGGGCTGGAGGCGATGTTCGGCGTTCCCGTGCTCGAGACCTACGGCATGACGGAAGCGGCCTCGCAGATCTCCGCCAATCCATTCGAGCTGCGCAAGGTCGGATCGGTCGGCCGCGCTGCGGGCCCCGAGATCGCGATCATGGACGGGGCGGGCCGCACGCTTGCGAGCGGCGAGCATGGTGAGATCATGCTGCGCGGGCCGAACATGAGCCGCGGCTATTATAATGACGAGGCGGCGACACGGGCCGCCTTCCGCAACGGCTGGTTCCGGACCGGCGACCTCGGTTATCTCGACGCCGACGGCTATCTCTTCATCGTCGGCCGCATCAAGGACGTCATCAACCGCGGCGGGCAGAAGATCTCGCCCCTGGAGGTCGAAGAGGTCCTGCTGAGCCATCCGGCGGTGCTGGAGGCCGGCGTGTTCGCCGTCCCGCACCAGAAGCTCGGCGAAAACGTCGCCGCCGTCGTGGTGCTGCGCCCGAATTCCGAAGCAACTCCGGACCAGCTTCGGCAGTTCGCGCGCAAACGTCTTGCGGCCTACAAGGTGCCGAGCCTGATCCGCGGCGTGGCCGCACTGCCGAAAGGCGCGAGCGGGAAGGTCAAGCGCAACGCGCTGGCCGATCTGATCGCAACCGCGGAGCATGGCGTCGAAGCGCAATTGCCGCGCAACGCGCTGGAGACCCAGCTCGCGGGGATCTGGGCCGGTCTGTTGGAGCTGCCGCAGGTCGGCATCGACCAGGATGTCTTTGCGCTCGGCGCGGACTCGCTCGCGGCGACGCAGATGCGCTCGCGCTTGCGCGAACGCTTCAATGTCGACTTCTCCTTCGAGGACATCTTCGATTGCGCCACGGTCTCAGCGCTTGCGGCCCGGATCGAGACCGCCACAACCCATCGCGAGACGATGGTGCCCGCATGGCGCCAGGCGGCGGCAGCCGACGCGCCGCTGTCGTTCCAGCAGCAGCGGATGTATGTGCTCTCGCGGCTCGATCCGACCCGCTACAATTACAACGTCGTCGAGGTCGCCGTTCTCAAGGGCCTGGTCGACGTCGCCGCGCTTTCTGCGAGCCTCGCCTCGATCTGCGCGCGCCACGAGGCGCTGCGCTCGGTCTTCATCGAACGCGAGGGCGAGCCGGCGCAGCGGGTGCTGCAATCACCTCCGCGGTTCGAGCGGATCAAGCTCAAGCCCTGCGCGGCGGACAAGCAGGGCGCAATCATCCGGCGCGAGGCGCTCGAGCTCGCGCAATATCCCTTCGACCTGGCGCACGAGCCGCCGCTCAAGGTTACCCTGCTGTCGTTCGACAAATCCAGCCACGCGCTGGTGGTCAACGTCCATCATCTCGTCACCGACGGCTGGTCGCAACGGCTGTTCTGGGAGGAGCTTGCCGCCCATTATTCCGCTGCACGCAAGGCAAGCGCGGTGACGTTGCCCTCGCCCGCCTTCCAGTATCGTGACTTTGCGCTATGGCAGCAGAGCTGGGCTCAGGCGCCGGCGGCGAAGGAGCAGCTCGATTACTGGCGGACCCAGCTCGACGGTGTCACCACACTGCCGCTGCGGACCGACCGGCCACGCCCGGAGGTCTGGAGCGGTCACGGCGCCCGTCACTATCTCGAATTCTCCAAGGCACTGTCGGCCGATCTGCGCGCGCTCAGCCAGGACCAGGGCGTCACGCCTTTCATGACGCTGCTCGCGGCTTTCCAGTGCCTGTTGTTCCGCCACACCGGACACGAGGATGTCGCGACGGGATCGCTGATCGCCAACCGCAACCAGATCGAGAGCGAGCGATTGATCGGGCTGTTCGCCAACACCCTGATCCTGCGCAACGATTTCGGCGGCGATCCCGGCTTTGGCGAGATGTTGCGGCGGGTGCGGCAGGTCACGCTGGATGCCTACCGCAACCAGGACCTCCCGATCGAGGAAGTGCTGCGCGCGCTGCAGATCGCGCGCCGGAGCGACGGCAACCCGCTGTTCCGGATCATGTTCATTCTCCAGAACGCCTCGATCGAGGCGGCGCGTTTCCCCGGCCTGTCGACGCGGCGGCTGGAGGTCGACCCGAAAGTCGCGCGCTTCGACATCACGCTCGAACTGGTCGAGGCCGACGGCCGCTTCACGGGCTTCTTCGAATACGCCACCGATCTGTTCGACGCGGCGACCATCGAAGGCATGGCCGCTCAGTTCAAGACCCTGCTCAAGGCCGTGATCGCCAATCCGGAGCAGCGCATCTCGCGCCTGCCGCTCCTGACGGAGGCCGAACGCCGGCAGTTGCTGGCGAAAGGCCAGGGCGTGGTGGCCAATTTCACCGCGCGCGGCAATCTTTGCGAACGCCTCGAGCGCCAGGCGAAGAAGACACCGAACGCGATCGCCGTCTCCGACGGCCGCACCTCCCTGACTTATCGCGAGCTCGCCCGCCGCAGCCAGGCAGCGGCGCGCTGGCTCGCGCGCGAAGGTGTCGGCGCCGAGAGCGTTGTCGCCTTGCTTGCGGATCGCGGGCCCGACCTCCTCGCCGCGATGATCGCCGCGCAGCGCGTGGGCGCAGCCTTCCTCAATCTCGATCCCGACCAGCCGCCGGCGCGGCTTGCGACCATCCTCGGATCGAGCTGCGCCCGCATGCTGCTGACAGGGCGCGCCCAGTCGGCCATGGTCGAGGCGCTGCTCGAACCGCTGGTCGAGCGCATTCATGTCGCCGAGCTCGAGGACGCGATCGCACCCGGATCGACCAGGCCTGCCCGCGCCGCGCGGCGCGCAGCCGTGAGCCTCGCCTATCTCATCTACACATCCGGCTCCTCCGGCGCGCCAAAGGGCGTCATGATCGAGCAGCGCGGGCTGTCGAACCATCTGGCGTCGCTCATTTCCGAGCTCGGCATTACGGCCAGCGACGTGATCGCCCAGACTGCGCCGCAGAGCTTTGTCATCTCGGTCTGGCAGTTCCTTGCCGGTCCCATGGTCGGCGCGCGCGTCCATGTCTGCGCCAACGCAATCGTGCAGGACCCGATCCTGCTCGCGCGGGAGATCGAGCGCGAAGGCATCAGCGTGCTCGAGATCGTCCCGTCGCTGCTGCGGGTGATCCTCGACCGCATGGACGACGCACAGGTCCAGCGCGCCTTTGAGGGATTGCGGCTCCTGATCTCGACCGGCGAGCCGCTGCCGGTCGATCTCTGCCGCGCCTGGTTCGCCCGCTGCCCGAAGGTGCCGCTGATCAACGCCTATGGCGCGTCGGAATGTTCCGACGACGTCTCGCTGCATCGCCTGACCAAAGCGCCGGCGGCGGCGACGAGCAACGTCCCGGTCGGCGCGCCGCTGCCCAACACCCAGCTCCATGTGCTCGATCAAAACCTCCAGCCGCTGCCGGTCGGCGTGACCGGCGAGCTCTGCATCGGCGGCGCCGGTGTCGGCCGCGGCTACATCAACGATCCCGCGCAGAGCCGGCAGCGCTTCCTCCCCAATCCGTTCTCGCGCCAGGAAGGCGCGCGGCTGTACCGGACCGGCGACCTCGCACGCCGTCGCGCCGACGGCACCATCGAATGCCTCGGCCGCGCCGACCATCAGGTCAAGGTCCGGGGCTACCGTATCGAGCTCAAGGAGATCGAGAACGCGCTTGCCGACCATCCTGCGGTGCGCGCCGGCATCGTCGAGCCGCGCCGCGAGGCGAGCGGCGATGTCAGGCTGATCGCCCATATCGTCGCAAGGGCCGGCAGCCAGAGCAGCGCCAGCGAGCTGCGCGACTTCCTGAAGAGCCGGTTGCCGGGCCATGCCATCCCGTCCGCATTCCTGTTCCTGGACCAGATGCCGCTCAATGCCCATGGCAAGATCGACCGGTCGGCGCTGCTGGCGCCCGCGCAGCAGGACGTCTCCGGACCGGACGCCGCCGTGCCGGCGCGGCACTTCACCGAAAAGGTGCTCTCGGACATCTGGGTCGACCTGCTGAAGGTCGAGAGCCTCGGCGTGACCGATAATTTCTTCGATCTCGGCGGCCATTCGCTGCTGGCGGGCCAGGCGATGGCGCGCGTCGCCCGTGCGCTCGGCGTGTCGCTGCCGATCAAGACCATCTTCGAGGCTCCGACGATCGAAGAACTCGCCCGGCGGGTTGACGAGGCAGTGGCAGCAAAGCCGCGCAAGGCGGCAACAGGCATGCTGCGGCCTGCTGAAGGCGGGATCCCAACGCTCTCGATCGCACAGGACCAGATGATGCGGATCGAGCAGAACCTGCCGGGCCTGCCGTTGTTCAACCTGCCCTTTGCCTTCCGCCTCCAGGGCCCGCTCGATCCGACTACCCTCGCGCAGGCGTTCGGCGACATCGTGCGCCGCCACGAATCGCTGCGGACCGGATTCGGCCGGAGCGGCGAAGAGCCCGTCAGTCGCATCGCCACACCCGGCGAGCTCGGACCGGCCCTCACGATCGAGGTCATCGGCGACGGACGTCCCCACGACAACAAGCGGCGCAAAGCCCTCGAACTCAGGAAGATCGATCTCCTGATCGAGCAGGAGACCTACGCCCCGTTCGACACCGCGCGGCCGCCGTTGTTGCGGGCGCGGCTGTTGCGGCTCCATGCCGACGATCATGTGCTGCTGCTGACGCTGCACCATGCCATTGCCGACGGCTGGTCGATCGGCGTGCTGTTCGAGGAGCTGTCCAACCGCTATACGGCGCTGACCGGACGTCCGTCCGTGCCGCTGCCGAAATTGCCGCTCGCCTTTTCGGACGTCGCCCGCTGGCAGCGCTGGTGGTGCGGCACCGACGCCGCACGCCGCCAGGCCGCCGACTGGACGGAGAATCTGCGCGGCGCGACCCCCGTCTTCGACGGTGACGCAAGCCCCGGCGCGTCCGCCGGGCATCACCCCGTCAGCCTCGAGCGCGAGCTGATCGGCCGGCTCACGGCGTTCGCCGGCCGGCATAACAGCACGCTGTTCATGTGCCTTCTCACCGGCCTGAAAGCCCTGCTGCTGGCGCAGAGCGGCCGCAACGACATTTCGGTCGCCACCGCCATGGCCAATCGCGCCCAGCCGGATACCGACCGGGTCGTCGGTCCGTTCGAGAACACGGTGATCGTCCGTACCCGAATCACGCCGGAGCTGTCGTTCGCGCAAGCCCTGGCCCGGGTGCGCCAGAGCGTGCTCGACGCGCATGCGCGCCAGGAGCTGCCGTTCAACATTCTGGCCGACCATCTGGAGCAGGAGGGGATAGATCCGGCCTCGCTGCTCCAGGTCTATTTCACCCTGCAAAATCCGCTGCGCCAGCCGCTCGATCTGGCTGACGTCACGATCGAATCGATCGGCAACGTCGCGCGCGAAGGCCAGCCGGTGCTGCCGATCGACCAGACCTGGCTGTCGCTGATGCTCAAGGAACGCCCCACCGGAATCACCGGCTCATGCAATTACAAGGGCGAGCTGCTCGATGGCCGCAGGGTCGGTGAGTGGATGGCGCATCTCGTCGCGCTGCTGGATGCGGCCGTCGCCCACCCCAACACGCCGCTCGGCCGATTACTCGCTCGCAGGGCGGCATGA